A genomic stretch from Achromobacter spanius includes:
- a CDS encoding dihydrolipoamide acetyltransferase family protein translates to MGIHIIKMPDIGEGIAEVELVGWHVKVGDTVAEDQPLADVMTDKATVEIPSPVVGKVIALGGDVGQVMAVGGELIRLEVEGEGNVRPGSGAPQKAASEAGKPAGGDAPASASASAQGEAGAKAGGIAGQIAASMSPTAASASAPAQQKGNQQADQPPRQQPARSSSASSTTPAVPRQPGDKPLASPAVRKRAWDLGIELRFVAGSGPAGRVMHEDLDAYLQSQGSGQAARGGSAYVERHDQDVVPVIGLRRKIAQKMAESKRRIPHFSYVEEIDVTELEDLRVQLNQKWGESRGKLTLLPLLARAMVVALRDFPQINARYDDEGGVVTRFGAVHIGIATQSEGGLMVPVMRHAEARDLWSMAAEIGRLAQAVRSGTAGRDELSGSTITITSLGPLGGIVTTPVINHPEVGIVGVNRIVERPAFRNGAVVARKLMNLSSSFDHRVVDGMDAARFIQAVRALLEQPALLFVE, encoded by the coding sequence ATGGGGATCCATATCATCAAGATGCCCGACATCGGCGAAGGCATTGCCGAGGTCGAACTGGTGGGCTGGCATGTAAAGGTCGGCGACACGGTTGCCGAAGACCAGCCGCTGGCCGATGTGATGACCGACAAGGCCACGGTGGAAATTCCGTCGCCGGTGGTCGGCAAGGTGATTGCGCTGGGCGGCGACGTGGGCCAGGTCATGGCCGTGGGCGGGGAATTGATCCGCCTGGAAGTGGAAGGCGAGGGCAATGTGCGCCCCGGGTCGGGCGCGCCGCAGAAGGCGGCATCGGAAGCGGGCAAGCCGGCAGGCGGCGACGCGCCCGCGTCCGCGTCCGCCTCCGCGCAAGGCGAAGCGGGCGCGAAGGCGGGCGGCATCGCCGGCCAGATCGCGGCATCGATGTCGCCGACGGCTGCGTCGGCCTCCGCGCCGGCCCAGCAAAAAGGCAATCAACAGGCCGATCAACCACCGAGGCAACAACCCGCGCGGTCCTCATCCGCATCCTCCACCACGCCCGCCGTGCCGCGCCAACCGGGAGACAAGCCCTTGGCCTCGCCCGCCGTGCGCAAGCGCGCCTGGGACCTGGGCATCGAACTGCGCTTTGTTGCCGGCAGCGGTCCGGCCGGCCGGGTCATGCACGAAGACCTGGACGCCTATCTGCAATCGCAAGGCTCGGGCCAGGCCGCGCGCGGCGGGTCGGCATATGTGGAACGTCACGATCAGGACGTGGTACCCGTCATCGGCCTGCGCCGCAAGATCGCGCAGAAAATGGCCGAGTCCAAGCGCCGCATTCCCCACTTCAGCTACGTCGAGGAAATCGACGTGACCGAACTGGAAGACCTGCGCGTGCAACTGAACCAGAAATGGGGCGAGTCGCGGGGCAAGCTGACCTTGCTGCCGCTCCTGGCGCGCGCCATGGTGGTGGCGCTGCGGGATTTTCCGCAGATCAATGCGCGTTATGACGATGAAGGCGGCGTGGTGACGCGCTTTGGCGCCGTACACATCGGCATCGCCACGCAAAGCGAGGGCGGCCTGATGGTGCCGGTGATGCGCCACGCCGAAGCGCGCGATCTCTGGTCCATGGCGGCCGAGATCGGGCGCCTGGCGCAAGCGGTGCGCAGCGGCACGGCCGGGCGCGACGAGCTGTCCGGTTCCACCATCACCATCACCAGCCTGGGTCCCTTGGGCGGCATCGTCACCACGCCGGTGATCAACCACCCCGAGGTCGGCATCGTGGGCGTGAACCGCATCGTTGAGCGGCCGGCGTTCCGCAACGGCGCCGTGGTGGCGCGCAAGCTGATGAACCTGTCGTCGTCGTTTGACCACCGCGTGGTGGACGGCATGGACGCGGCGCGCTTCATCCAGGCGGTGCGCGCGCTGCTGGAACAACCCGCGCTGCTTTTCGTGGAGTAA
- the lpdA gene encoding dihydrolipoyl dehydrogenase: MSQITKTTTLLVIGGGPGGYVAAIRAGQLGVPTLLVEGAQLGGTCLNIGCIPSKALIHAAEEFDKARHYAGESPLGISVSAPAIDIARTVSWKDGIVGKLTGGVGALLKKNGVQVVQGWAHLLDGKTAEVTTADGGTLRIQCEHLLLAAGSEPTPLVSMPFGGIVESSTEALSPTSIPKQLVVVGGGYIGLELGTVYRKLGAEVAVVEAQDRILPTYDAELTKPVAAALAKMGVALHLNRKVLGLNAAGNAVRIQDASGAETLLPADRVLIAVGRRPRTQGWGLESLQLDRKGNALRIDDQCRTSMRDVWAIGDIAGEPMLAHRAMAQGEMVAELVAGKRRHFQPAAIPAVCFTDPEVVVAGLSPSDAEAAGLDCLAASFPFAANGRAMTLESTDGFVRVVARRDNHLIVGWQAVGRGVSELSTAFGQSLEMGATLEDVAGTIHAHPTLGEAVQEAALKALGHALHI, encoded by the coding sequence ATGAGCCAGATCACAAAGACAACGACCTTGCTGGTGATCGGCGGCGGCCCCGGCGGCTACGTGGCCGCCATCCGCGCCGGGCAATTGGGCGTGCCGACCCTGCTGGTTGAAGGCGCGCAACTGGGCGGCACCTGCCTGAACATCGGCTGCATCCCGTCCAAGGCGCTGATCCACGCCGCTGAGGAATTCGACAAGGCGCGGCACTATGCGGGGGAATCCCCGCTGGGTATTTCAGTGTCCGCTCCCGCCATCGACATCGCGCGGACCGTGTCCTGGAAAGACGGCATTGTCGGCAAGCTGACGGGTGGCGTCGGCGCGCTGTTGAAGAAGAACGGCGTGCAAGTGGTGCAGGGCTGGGCGCATCTGCTGGACGGCAAGACCGCCGAAGTCACCACCGCCGATGGCGGCACGCTGCGCATCCAATGCGAACACCTGTTGCTGGCGGCCGGGTCTGAACCCACGCCGCTGGTGTCGATGCCGTTCGGCGGCATCGTGGAGTCATCCACCGAGGCCTTGTCGCCCACGTCCATCCCCAAGCAGTTGGTGGTGGTGGGCGGCGGCTACATCGGGCTGGAACTGGGCACCGTGTACCGCAAGCTGGGCGCGGAAGTCGCCGTGGTGGAAGCGCAGGACCGCATCCTGCCAACCTACGACGCCGAACTGACCAAGCCCGTGGCCGCCGCGCTGGCGAAGATGGGCGTGGCCCTGCACCTGAACCGCAAAGTCCTGGGCTTGAACGCGGCGGGCAACGCGGTGCGTATCCAGGACGCATCCGGCGCCGAAACGCTGTTGCCGGCCGACCGCGTGCTGATCGCCGTGGGCCGCCGTCCGCGCACGCAGGGCTGGGGGCTGGAAAGCCTGCAACTGGATCGCAAGGGCAACGCGCTGCGCATCGACGACCAATGCCGCACGTCGATGCGCGACGTCTGGGCCATTGGCGACATTGCTGGTGAACCGATGCTGGCGCACCGCGCCATGGCGCAGGGCGAGATGGTGGCGGAACTGGTGGCGGGCAAGCGTCGTCACTTCCAGCCCGCGGCGATTCCCGCTGTGTGCTTTACCGACCCGGAAGTCGTGGTGGCGGGCTTGTCGCCGTCGGACGCGGAAGCAGCCGGGTTGGACTGCCTGGCGGCATCGTTCCCGTTTGCGGCGAACGGCCGTGCCATGACGCTGGAATCCACCGACGGCTTTGTCCGCGTGGTGGCCAGGCGCGACAACCATCTGATCGTGGGGTGGCAGGCGGTGGGGCGCGGGGTGTCGGAGCTATCGACGGCCTTTGGCCAATCACTGGAAATGGGCGCCACGCTGGAAGACGTGGCGGGCACCATCCATGC